A single Augochlora pura isolate Apur16 chromosome 2, APUR_v2.2.1, whole genome shotgun sequence DNA region contains:
- the LOC144478410 gene encoding protein c-ets-1-B, translating into MWRIQTHPLHLQQDTRFHPSAAAILYNERFSLLQRTCSLIGSTAGAGGSGAVGGGQVQLWQFLLELLADSSNSTCIAWEGSNGEFKLTDPDEVARRWGERKSKPNMNYDKLSRALRYYYDKNIMTKVHGKRYAYKFDFHGLMMACQAQAGVTLESSPTSRGTGANCHPHHSHHTHHLYPTGASGSQHPTVPVPPSAPPQPPPPPHYCWPYHRYSPPT; encoded by the exons ATGTGGAGGATTCAAACGCATCCGCTGCATCTTCAGCAGGATACCAGATTCCACCCTTCGGCAGCTGCCATTCTATACAACG AGAGGTTCAGCCTCCTGCAACGGACTTGCTCGCTGATTGGATCGACAGCTGGAGCCGGTGGTTCCGGGGCGGTCGGGGGCGGACAGGTCCAACTCTGGCAATTCCTGTTGGAGCTGCTCGCGGATTCGTCAAATTCCACCTGCATCGCGTGGGAGGGCTCGAACGGGGAGTTCAAGCTTACCGATCCGGACGAGGTTGCGCGCAGATGGGGAGAACGGAAGAGCAAGCCAAACATGAACTACGACAAACTGTCGCGGGCACTCAG GTACTACtacgacaaaaatataatgacGAAGGTCCACGGGAAGCGTTACGCCTACAAATTCGATTTTCACGGACTAATGATGGCCTGTCAAGCGCAGGCTGGTGTTACATTAGAATCGTCGCCAACGAGCCGAGGTACAGGCGCAAATTGTCATCCTCATCATTCGCATCACACTCACCACTTGTATCCAACAGGAGCATCGGGTTCGCAACATCCTACGGTACCCGTACCTCCATCGGCTCCACCGCAACCACCGCCACCCCCGCATTATTGTTGGCCTTATCACCGATACTCTCCGCCTACGTAA
- the Rps12 gene encoding ribosomal protein S12: MSDVENDDAPATISTGGLLDVNSALQEVLKNALIHDGVVHGLHEAAKALDKRQAMLCILAENCDEPIYKKLVQALCNEHQIPLIKVDNNKKLGEWAGLCKIDSAGKARKVVGCSCVVIKDFGEDTPAKDVVMEYFKQSSVH, encoded by the exons ATGTCGGACGTAGAGAA tGACGATGCTCCAGCGACGATTTCAACGGGAGGCTTACTCGATGTAAACTCAGCCCTCCAAGAGGTTCTTAAAAATGCTTTGATTCATGATGGAGTTGTTCATGGCCTTCATGAGGCAGCCAAAGCTTTGGACAA GAGACAAGCTATGCTGTGTATCTTAGCTGAAAATTGCGATGAACCCATATACAAAAAACTTGTTCAAGCATTGTGCAATGAACATCAGATCCCATTAATTAAggtagataataataaaaaactgGGTGAATGGGCTGGACTATGCAAAATCGACAGTGCTGGTAAAGCTAGGAAAGTTGTCGGGTGCTCCTGTGTTGTTATAAAG gACTTTGGAGAAGACACTCCTGCAAAGGATGTTGTGatggaatatttcaaacaaagtTCTGTACACTGA